The following are encoded in a window of Pseudomonas graminis genomic DNA:
- the ccoN gene encoding cytochrome-c oxidase, cbb3-type subunit I, whose amino-acid sequence MSTAPRPTAYNYKVVRQFAIMTVVWGIIGMGMGVFIAAQLVWPDLNFGLPWTTFGRLRPLHTNLVIFAFGGCALFGTSYYVVQRTCQARLISDGLAAFHFWGWQAVIIGAIVSLPMGYTTTKEYAELEWPIAILLTIVWIAYGAVFFGTIVKRKTQHIYVANWFYGAFIVVTAMLHIVNHISLPVSLFKSYSAYAGATDAMIQWWYGHNAVGFFLTTGFLGMMYYFVPKQAERPIYSYRLSIVHFWALITLYIWAGPHHLHYTALPDWAQSLGMVMSIILLVPSWGGMINGMMTLSGAWHKLRTDPILRFLVLSLAFYGMSTFEGPMMAIKTVNSLSHYTDWTIGHVHAGALGWVAMISIGAVYHMIPKLYGRTQMHSVPLINTHFWLATVGTVLYIAAMWVNGITQGLMWRAINDDGTLTYSFVEALQASHPGYIVRALGGGIFASGMLFMAYNVFRTIRAANTEEAEAAAQIAVVGAH is encoded by the coding sequence ATGAGCACAGCACCCCGCCCGACTGCTTATAACTACAAGGTCGTCCGCCAGTTCGCCATCATGACGGTGGTCTGGGGCATCATCGGCATGGGCATGGGCGTGTTCATCGCCGCCCAGCTCGTCTGGCCTGACCTGAATTTCGGATTACCGTGGACGACATTCGGTCGCCTGCGCCCCCTGCACACTAACCTGGTTATCTTCGCGTTCGGCGGCTGTGCACTGTTCGGCACGTCCTATTACGTCGTCCAGCGCACCTGTCAGGCGCGGCTGATTTCCGATGGTCTGGCGGCCTTTCATTTCTGGGGCTGGCAGGCCGTGATCATCGGCGCCATCGTCAGCCTGCCGATGGGCTACACCACCACCAAGGAATACGCCGAGCTCGAGTGGCCGATCGCGATCCTGCTGACGATTGTCTGGATCGCCTACGGCGCGGTGTTCTTCGGCACCATCGTCAAACGCAAGACCCAACACATTTATGTCGCCAACTGGTTCTACGGCGCATTCATCGTGGTGACGGCAATGCTGCACATCGTCAACCACATCTCGCTGCCGGTGAGCCTGTTCAAGTCGTATTCGGCGTATGCCGGCGCCACCGACGCGATGATCCAGTGGTGGTACGGGCACAACGCCGTGGGCTTTTTCCTCACAACCGGCTTTCTCGGAATGATGTATTACTTCGTGCCGAAACAGGCCGAGCGCCCGATCTATTCCTATCGCCTGTCCATCGTGCATTTCTGGGCGCTGATCACCCTGTACATCTGGGCCGGCCCGCACCATCTGCACTACACCGCCCTGCCCGACTGGGCGCAATCGCTGGGGATGGTCATGTCGATCATCCTGCTGGTGCCGAGCTGGGGCGGGATGATCAACGGCATGATGACCCTCTCCGGCGCATGGCATAAGTTGCGCACCGACCCGATTTTGCGCTTCCTCGTGCTGTCGCTGGCGTTCTACGGGATGTCGACGTTCGAAGGGCCGATGATGGCGATCAAGACCGTCAACTCGCTTTCCCATTACACCGACTGGACCATCGGCCACGTTCATGCCGGCGCGCTGGGCTGGGTGGCGATGATCTCCATCGGCGCCGTCTACCACATGATCCCGAAACTCTACGGCCGTACGCAGATGCACAGCGTCCCCCTGATCAACACGCACTTCTGGCTCGCCACTGTCGGCACCGTTCTCTATATCGCCGCGATGTGGGTCAACGGCATCACCCAAGGCCTGATGTGGCGCGCAATCAACGACGACGGCACCCTCACCTACTCGTTCGTCGAGGCCCTGCAGGCCAGTCATCCAGGGTACATCGTGCGCGCACTGGGCGGAGGGATTTTCGCCAGTGGCATGCTGTTCATGGCCTACAACGTGTTCCGCACCATTCGTGCAGCGAACACGGAAGAAGCCGAAGCCGCCGCGCAGATTGCCGTCGTGGGGGCCCACTGA
- a CDS encoding sulfite exporter TauE/SafE family protein, producing the protein MHDLLPQLLSALVLGLLGGGHCLGMCGGLMGALTFAIPEEQRGRRLRLLVAYNVGRVFSYACAGLLTGMLGWAVANSSGTMLLRVIAGLLMITMGLYLAGWWSGLTRIEGLGRGVWCYLQPLARRLMPVSTTPRALLLGAVWGWLPCGLVYSTLLWSASQGNALHSALLMLAFGVGTWPVLLATGLAAERITALLRRRSVRVAGGVLVILFGLWTLPGPHQQWLMGHTPHTMNHEMNPAMDHSGMVHEKSHPPIH; encoded by the coding sequence ATGCATGACCTCCTCCCCCAACTCCTCTCCGCCCTCGTCCTTGGCCTGCTCGGCGGCGGTCATTGCCTGGGCATGTGCGGCGGTCTGATGGGCGCGCTCACCTTTGCCATCCCCGAGGAGCAACGCGGACGACGCCTGCGTCTGCTGGTGGCCTACAACGTCGGACGTGTTTTCAGCTACGCCTGCGCGGGATTGCTCACAGGCATGCTCGGCTGGGCCGTCGCCAACAGCTCGGGGACGATGCTGTTGCGGGTGATCGCGGGGTTGCTGATGATTACCATGGGCTTGTACCTGGCCGGATGGTGGAGCGGCCTGACCCGCATCGAAGGTCTGGGCCGCGGGGTTTGGTGTTACCTGCAACCGCTGGCGCGCCGCTTGATGCCGGTGTCGACGACGCCCCGGGCGTTACTGCTGGGCGCGGTATGGGGCTGGCTGCCGTGCGGGCTGGTTTACAGCACCTTGCTTTGGTCGGCGAGCCAGGGCAATGCACTGCACAGCGCATTGCTGATGCTCGCGTTCGGGGTCGGTACCTGGCCGGTGCTGCTCGCCACGGGGCTGGCCGCCGAGCGCATCACCGCCCTGCTCCGCCGAAGGAGCGTGCGCGTGGCCGGTGGCGTGCTGGTGATTCTGTTCGGCCTGTGGACACTCCCCGGCCCTCATCAACAGTGGCTGATGGGGCACACGCCTCACACAATGAATCACGAAATGAATCCCGCCATGGATCATTCAGGCATGGTCCACGAGAAATCCCACCCTCCCATCCATTGA
- a CDS encoding cbb3-type cytochrome oxidase subunit 3, with the protein MDMGTIRGLGTVVVMVAFIGLALWVYSPRRKAEFDDATLLPFADDPEAIAQVRQAQDQSKEHAPSNAERSPKP; encoded by the coding sequence ATGGACATGGGAACAATACGAGGCCTGGGCACCGTCGTCGTGATGGTGGCCTTCATTGGTCTGGCGTTGTGGGTGTACAGCCCGCGGCGCAAGGCGGAATTCGACGATGCCACGCTGCTGCCGTTTGCCGATGATCCCGAGGCGATTGCGCAGGTCAGACAGGCGCAAGACCAAAGCAAAGAGCACGCCCCCTCCAACGCCGAAAGGAGCCCGAAACCATGA
- the ccoP gene encoding cytochrome-c oxidase, cbb3-type subunit III — protein sequence MSTFWSLYVTVLTLGTIFAMGWLLIATRKGQRADTTDETVGHSFDGIEEYDNPLPKWWFWLFIGTIIFALGYLAFYPGLGNWKGLLPGYDYADNEKKIQFSDGTTGWTGVHEWEKEMARSEARFGPIFAKFAAMPIEEVAKDPQALKMGGRLFASNCSVCHGSDAKGAYGFPNLTDADWRWGGDPQSLKTTIMNGRHAVMPAWGAVIGDQGVRDVSAYVLTQLNGHTLPAGANADPAAGQKIYATTCVACHGPQGKGVAALGAPDLTHPGAFIYGASFAQLQQTIQYGRQGQMPAQALLQGNDRVHLLAAYVYSLSHGDEPAANSE from the coding sequence ATGAGCACCTTCTGGAGCCTTTACGTCACGGTGCTGACGCTGGGCACGATCTTCGCGATGGGCTGGCTGCTGATCGCCACGCGCAAGGGCCAGCGCGCCGACACCACCGATGAAACCGTGGGCCATTCTTTCGATGGCATCGAGGAATACGACAACCCGCTGCCCAAGTGGTGGTTCTGGTTGTTCATTGGCACCATCATTTTCGCCCTGGGTTATCTGGCGTTTTACCCGGGCCTGGGCAACTGGAAGGGCTTGCTGCCGGGGTACGACTACGCCGACAACGAGAAAAAAATCCAGTTTTCCGACGGCACAACCGGCTGGACCGGCGTGCATGAATGGGAGAAGGAAATGGCCCGCTCCGAAGCGCGCTTCGGACCGATCTTCGCCAAGTTCGCGGCCATGCCCATCGAAGAAGTGGCCAAGGATCCCCAAGCGCTGAAAATGGGTGGCCGGTTGTTTGCCTCTAACTGCTCGGTTTGCCACGGCTCCGACGCCAAAGGCGCCTACGGCTTTCCTAACCTGACCGACGCCGACTGGCGCTGGGGCGGTGATCCGCAGAGCCTCAAAACCACCATCATGAACGGCCGTCATGCCGTGATGCCGGCGTGGGGTGCGGTGATCGGCGATCAGGGCGTGCGGGACGTGTCGGCTTACGTGCTGACCCAGCTGAACGGCCACACGCTGCCGGCTGGTGCGAACGCCGATCCGGCGGCGGGCCAGAAAATCTACGCCACCACCTGCGTCGCCTGCCACGGCCCGCAGGGCAAGGGCGTTGCCGCATTGGGCGCGCCAGACCTGACCCACCCCGGCGCGTTCATCTACGGCGCAAGCTTTGCCCAGCTGCAACAGACCATTCAGTACGGTCGCCAGGGCCAGATGCCGGCACAGGCCTTGCTGCAAGGAAACGATCGGGTGCACCTGCTGGCGGCTTACGTGTATAGCCTGTCCCATGGGGACGAACCGGCGGCAAACTCCGAGTGA
- the ccoS gene encoding cbb3-type cytochrome oxidase assembly protein CcoS, with the protein MPALYIMIPVALLIVAVAIYVFFWAVDSGQYDDLDGPAHSILFDDQDPGHKAGVDDAAGKEKADDK; encoded by the coding sequence ATGCCTGCGCTCTACATCATGATTCCGGTGGCGCTGCTGATTGTGGCGGTGGCGATTTACGTCTTTTTCTGGGCAGTGGACAGCGGCCAGTACGACGACCTCGACGGCCCGGCCCACAGCATTCTGTTCGACGATCAAGATCCAGGGCACAAGGCCGGGGTGGATGACGCGGCAGGGAAAGAGAAAGCGGATGATAAATGA
- the ccoO gene encoding cytochrome-c oxidase, cbb3-type subunit II, with the protein MIKHEALEKNIGLLSIFMVIAVAIGGLTQIVPLFFQDVTTQPVEGMKPRPALELEGRDVYIANGCVGCHSQMIRPFRAETERYGHYSVAGESVWDHPFLWGSKRTGPDLARVGGRYSDDWHRAHLNNPRDLVPESIMPAYPFLADTRIDSTLTGKKMAVLRSLGVPYTDADIAGASEAVKGKTEMDALVAYLQGLGTLIKSKR; encoded by the coding sequence ATGATCAAGCACGAAGCACTGGAAAAGAACATCGGCCTGCTGTCGATTTTCATGGTCATCGCGGTGGCCATCGGCGGGTTGACGCAGATCGTTCCGCTGTTCTTTCAGGACGTCACCACCCAGCCCGTCGAAGGCATGAAGCCGCGCCCGGCGCTGGAGCTCGAGGGCCGCGACGTTTATATCGCCAACGGCTGCGTGGGTTGCCATTCGCAGATGATCCGGCCGTTCCGCGCCGAGACTGAACGCTACGGGCATTACTCTGTGGCCGGTGAAAGCGTCTGGGATCACCCCTTTCTGTGGGGTTCCAAACGCACCGGGCCGGACCTGGCCCGGGTCGGCGGTCGCTACTCGGATGACTGGCACCGCGCGCATTTGAACAACCCGCGGGACCTGGTGCCGGAGTCGATCATGCCGGCCTACCCCTTCCTGGCGGACACCAGGATCGACAGCACGCTGACCGGCAAGAAGATGGCAGTGCTGCGCAGCCTGGGCGTGCCCTACACCGATGCCGATATCGCCGGCGCGAGCGAAGCCGTGAAGGGCAAGACCGAAATGGATGCGCTGGTGGCCTACCTTCAGGGCCTGGGCACCCTCATCAAGAGCAAACGGTGA
- the ccoG gene encoding cytochrome c oxidase accessory protein CcoG, whose protein sequence is MSNQIPLHNVTPPTEKDGDTVDLYASREKIYTRAFTGFFRNLRMGGGVVLFLLYFGTVWLNWGAHQAVWWNLPARKFYIFGATFWPQDFILLSGILIVSAFGLFFITVFAGRVWCGYTCPQSVWTWVFMWCEKVTEGDRHQRIKLDKAPMDANKFARKSAKHGLWLLIGLVTGLTFVGYFSPIRELLADFFTGEADGWSYFWVGFFTLATYANAGWLREQVCIHMCPYARFQSVMFDKDTLIVSYDPRRGEPRGARKKDTDYKAEGLGDCIDCTMCVQVCPTGIDIRDGLQIECIGCAACIDACDSIMDKMDYPRGLISYTTEHNLSGQVTHTLRPRLIGYGLVLLVMIGGLTAAFLTRSLVGLDVSKDRMLYRENADGRIENVYSLKVMNKDQVDHTYLLDATGLPDLKLQGRREIRVPAGEIVSLPVQLSVAPEQLPSSTNEVSFSLREIEHSDTEVHAKSRFIGPSIR, encoded by the coding sequence ATGAGCAATCAGATTCCGCTGCACAACGTCACGCCGCCGACTGAAAAGGACGGCGACACCGTTGACCTGTATGCCTCGCGGGAGAAGATCTACACCCGCGCGTTCACCGGTTTCTTCCGTAACCTGCGCATGGGCGGCGGCGTTGTGCTGTTCCTGCTGTATTTCGGCACGGTCTGGCTCAACTGGGGCGCGCATCAGGCGGTGTGGTGGAACCTGCCGGCGCGCAAGTTCTACATCTTCGGCGCGACGTTCTGGCCGCAGGACTTCATTCTGTTGTCGGGCATCCTCATCGTCAGCGCGTTCGGGCTGTTCTTCATTACCGTGTTCGCCGGGCGCGTCTGGTGCGGCTATACCTGCCCCCAAAGCGTGTGGACGTGGGTGTTCATGTGGTGCGAAAAGGTCACCGAAGGCGACCGCCACCAGCGCATCAAGCTCGACAAGGCGCCCATGGACGCCAACAAGTTCGCGCGCAAGAGTGCCAAGCACGGCCTGTGGCTGCTGATCGGCCTGGTCACCGGCCTGACCTTCGTCGGCTACTTTTCGCCCATCCGCGAGCTGCTGGCGGACTTCTTCACCGGCGAGGCCGACGGCTGGTCGTATTTCTGGGTCGGCTTCTTCACCCTCGCCACCTACGCCAATGCCGGTTGGCTAAGGGAACAGGTCTGTATCCATATGTGCCCCTACGCGCGCTTCCAGAGCGTGATGTTCGATAAGGACACCCTGATCGTTTCCTACGACCCACGGCGCGGCGAGCCACGGGGTGCGCGCAAAAAGGACACGGATTACAAGGCTGAAGGCCTGGGCGACTGCATCGATTGCACGATGTGCGTGCAGGTCTGCCCCACCGGCATCGACATCCGCGACGGCTTGCAGATCGAGTGCATCGGTTGCGCGGCGTGCATTGATGCCTGCGACTCGATCATGGACAAGATGGACTACCCGCGCGGTTTGATCAGTTACACCACCGAGCACAACCTTTCCGGTCAGGTAACCCATACACTGCGGCCGCGGTTGATCGGCTATGGCCTGGTGTTGCTGGTGATGATCGGCGGGCTCACCGCCGCGTTTCTCACCCGCTCGCTGGTGGGTCTGGACGTCAGCAAGGACCGCATGCTGTACCGGGAAAACGCTGACGGCCGGATCGAAAACGTCTACAGCCTGAAGGTCATGAACAAGGACCAGGTCGACCACACCTACCTGCTCGACGCTACCGGGCTGCCGGACCTGAAGCTGCAAGGCCGTCGCGAGATCAGGGTGCCGGCGGGCGAAATCGTCAGCCTGCCGGTGCAGCTGTCGGTCGCGCCGGAGCAGCTGCCGTCGAGCACCAACGAGGTCAGTTTCAGCCTCAGGGAGATCGAGCACAGCGACACCGAAGTCCACGCCAAGAGCCGTTTCATCGGCCCGTCCATTCGCTGA
- a CDS encoding FixH family protein: MTAVTAARPWHRQLWPWIIIGILTCSVSLTAAMVTIAVTHPDNLVTDNYYEAGKGINRSLDRELLAQSLNLQALVGLDELTGEVDVQLSGASQPETMVLNLISPTQPDKDRKIVLARNPSQPGRYVGQLSDRVEGRRFVELLGVENAQTWRLFEEERIVTGQPLTLGDEPIQGAGRH; the protein is encoded by the coding sequence ATGACCGCAGTCACCGCAGCACGTCCCTGGCACCGGCAGCTATGGCCATGGATCATCATCGGCATCCTGACCTGCTCGGTGTCGTTGACCGCGGCGATGGTCACCATCGCCGTGACCCACCCGGACAACCTCGTCACCGACAACTATTACGAGGCCGGGAAAGGCATCAACCGCTCCCTCGATCGCGAGTTGCTGGCTCAGTCCCTCAACCTGCAAGCCCTAGTGGGCCTTGACGAGCTGACCGGCGAAGTGGATGTGCAACTGAGCGGCGCCAGCCAGCCGGAAACCATGGTGCTGAACCTGATCTCCCCGACCCAGCCGGACAAGGACCGTAAAATCGTGTTGGCGCGTAATCCTTCGCAGCCGGGGCGTTACGTCGGGCAGTTGAGCGACAGGGTTGAAGGCCGGCGCTTCGTCGAATTGCTGGGGGTGGAAAACGCCCAGACCTGGCGCCTGTTCGAGGAAGAGCGGATCGTTACCGGGCAGCCACTGACCCTGGGCGACGAGCCTATTCAGGGCGCGGGCAGGCATTGA
- the hemN gene encoding oxygen-independent coproporphyrinogen III oxidase: MLDDLRWDSELIRRYDLAGPRYTSYPTAVQFHSQVGAFELLHALRDSRKASRPLSLYVHIPFCANICYYCACNKVITKDRSRSQAYLQRLEREISLIAAHVDDRQVVEQLHFGGGTPTFLSHVELRQLMAHLRQHFTLLDDHSGDYGIEIDPREADWSTMGLLRELGFNRVSLGVQDLDPLVQRAINRLQSLEETRAIVEAARTLQFRSVNIDLIYGLPLQTPEGFARTVEQVIALQPDRLSVFNYAHLPERFMPQRRIDIAQLPGPEHKLEMLQRTVEQLTGAGYRYIGMDHFALPDDDLAIAQEEGTLQRNFQGYTTHGHCDLIGLGVSAISQIGDLYAQNTSDLTEYQTLLASDQLATKRGLRCTEDDQLRRTIISQLICHFRLDFAPVENEFSIHFREHFREQWPQLLTMATDGLIHLDPKGITVTPAGRLLVRSICMVFDAYLAAQNRQRFSRVI, encoded by the coding sequence ATGCTCGACGACCTTCGTTGGGACTCCGAACTCATCCGCCGCTACGATCTGGCGGGGCCCCGTTACACGTCCTACCCCACCGCCGTGCAATTTCATTCGCAGGTTGGCGCCTTCGAACTGTTGCATGCACTGCGCGACAGTCGTAAAGCGTCGCGGCCGTTGTCGCTTTACGTGCACATCCCGTTCTGCGCCAACATTTGCTACTACTGCGCCTGCAACAAAGTCATCACCAAGGACCGCAGCCGCTCGCAGGCGTATCTCCAGCGCCTGGAGCGCGAGATCAGCCTGATCGCCGCCCATGTCGATGACCGTCAGGTGGTGGAGCAACTGCACTTCGGCGGCGGCACCCCGACCTTTCTCAGTCACGTCGAACTGCGCCAGCTCATGGCCCATTTGCGCCAGCACTTCACTCTGCTGGACGACCACTCCGGCGACTACGGCATCGAGATCGACCCGCGTGAGGCGGACTGGTCGACCATGGGCCTGTTGCGCGAGCTGGGCTTCAACCGCGTCAGCCTCGGCGTGCAGGACCTCGATCCGCTGGTACAGCGGGCGATCAACCGTTTGCAGAGCCTTGAAGAAACCCGCGCCATCGTCGAAGCCGCGCGCACCCTGCAGTTTCGCTCGGTGAACATCGACCTTATCTACGGTCTGCCGCTGCAGACGCCAGAGGGTTTTGCCCGCACCGTCGAGCAGGTGATTGCGCTGCAGCCCGACCGGCTTTCGGTGTTCAACTACGCCCACCTCCCCGAGCGCTTCATGCCCCAGCGGCGCATCGACATCGCTCAGTTGCCCGGCCCGGAGCACAAGCTGGAGATGCTCCAGCGCACCGTCGAACAGTTGACCGGCGCAGGCTATCGCTACATCGGCATGGACCACTTCGCCCTGCCCGATGACGACTTGGCGATCGCTCAAGAAGAAGGCACGCTGCAGCGCAATTTTCAGGGGTACACCACCCATGGCCACTGCGATCTGATCGGTCTTGGCGTCTCGGCCATCAGCCAGATCGGCGACCTGTACGCCCAGAACACCAGCGACCTCACCGAGTACCAGACCTTGCTGGCCAGCGACCAACTGGCAACCAAGCGCGGTCTGCGTTGCACCGAGGACGATCAGCTGCGGCGTACCATCATCAGCCAACTGATCTGCCACTTCCGCCTGGATTTCGCCCCTGTCGAGAACGAATTTTCCATTCACTTTCGAGAACATTTCCGAGAGCAGTGGCCTCAGTTACTGACCATGGCCACGGATGGGCTGATTCATCTGGACCCGAAAGGTATCACCGTCACCCCGGCGGGGCGTCTGCTGGTGCGCTCGATCTGCATGGTGTTCGACGCGTATTTGGCCGCGCAGAACCGTCAGCGCTTTTCCCGGGTGATATAG
- a CDS encoding heavy metal translocating P-type ATPase, protein MTATEIKALRSCYHCTLPVPPGGRFVASVLGEAREFCCPGCQAVAHAIVVGGLESYYLHRSEASVNPQVLPTPLADEQTLFDRPDVQAPFVRHGHDDDGDVAETTLMIEGITCAACGWLIERHLRTLPAVVEARLNLSNHRLHLRWRDQSMPLSEVLAELRSIGYAGHPYQADKATEQLARENRRSLRQLGVAGLLWFQAMMATMATWPEFNIDLSPEMHTILRWVAMFLTTPIVFYSCAPFFKGALRDLRARHLTMDVSVSLAIGAAYLAGLWTAGTGVGELYFDAVGMFALFLLTGRYLERRARERTSAATAQLVNLLPASCLRLSADGQTERILTDQLRLLDHVVVHPGAMLPADGRIIAGRSSIDESLLTGEYLPQPREVGDAVTAGTANVESVLTVEVLALGADTRLSAVVRLLERAQSEKPPLAQLADRAAQWFLLISLVLAACVGVVWWELDAARAFWIVLAMLVATCPCALSLATPTALTAATGTLHRLGLLLTRGHVLEGLNRIDTVIFDKTGTLTEGRLTLRAIRSLGALSSDDCLSLAAALESRSEHPIARAFGKTPLTAEGVVATPGLGLEGVVDGRPLRIGQPAFVCALSGVAVPWMPDEPGQWLLLGDDTQALAWLVLDDRMRDDAAALVEACKQRGWKTLLLSGDSSPMVSSVAAQLQIDDARGSLRPDDKLAILQRLRAEGRTILVIGDGVNDVPVLAAADISIAMGSATDLAKTSADAVLLSNRLQVLVEALGLARRTRRIILENLAWAGLYNGLVLPFAAMGWVTPLWAAAGMSVSSLVVVLNALRLTRTKRLSAESLPAHQTVTP, encoded by the coding sequence ATGACGGCCACAGAGATAAAAGCCCTGCGGTCTTGTTACCACTGCACGCTGCCGGTCCCGCCGGGCGGGCGCTTCGTCGCTTCGGTGCTGGGTGAGGCGCGGGAGTTCTGTTGCCCCGGTTGTCAGGCCGTGGCCCACGCCATCGTCGTCGGCGGCCTGGAAAGCTATTACCTGCATCGCAGCGAAGCGTCGGTCAATCCCCAAGTGTTGCCGACGCCTCTGGCCGACGAACAAACCCTCTTTGATCGTCCCGACGTGCAGGCGCCCTTTGTCCGCCATGGGCACGACGATGACGGCGATGTCGCCGAAACCACGCTGATGATCGAAGGCATTACTTGCGCGGCCTGCGGCTGGCTGATCGAACGGCATCTTCGCACGTTGCCCGCCGTGGTCGAGGCGCGGCTGAACCTGTCCAATCACCGCCTGCACCTGCGCTGGCGAGACCAGTCAATGCCCCTGAGCGAGGTGTTGGCCGAGCTGCGCAGCATCGGTTACGCCGGCCACCCTTATCAGGCGGACAAGGCGACCGAGCAGCTGGCCCGGGAAAACCGCCGCAGCCTGCGTCAACTGGGCGTCGCCGGGTTGCTGTGGTTTCAGGCGATGATGGCGACCATGGCGACCTGGCCTGAATTCAACATCGACCTCAGCCCCGAGATGCATACGATCCTGCGCTGGGTGGCGATGTTTCTGACGACACCCATCGTGTTTTATAGCTGTGCGCCGTTCTTCAAAGGGGCGCTGCGCGACCTGCGCGCCCGTCATCTCACGATGGATGTGTCGGTGTCGCTGGCGATCGGCGCGGCGTACCTCGCAGGCCTCTGGACGGCGGGCACCGGGGTTGGCGAATTGTATTTCGACGCGGTCGGCATGTTCGCGCTGTTCCTGCTCACCGGCCGCTACCTTGAACGCCGCGCCCGGGAGCGCACCAGCGCCGCGACGGCGCAACTGGTCAATCTGCTGCCGGCGTCCTGCCTGCGCCTGAGCGCGGACGGCCAGACCGAGCGCATCCTGACTGATCAACTGCGTTTGCTCGATCACGTGGTGGTACACCCCGGCGCGATGTTGCCGGCAGACGGCCGAATCATCGCGGGTCGGTCGAGCATCGACGAATCGCTGCTCACTGGCGAGTACCTGCCTCAGCCACGCGAGGTGGGAGACGCCGTCACCGCCGGCACCGCCAATGTGGAAAGCGTGCTGACAGTAGAAGTCCTTGCCCTCGGCGCTGACACACGGCTCTCTGCCGTCGTCCGATTGCTGGAGCGTGCCCAATCGGAGAAGCCGCCCCTTGCGCAGTTGGCGGACCGCGCGGCGCAGTGGTTTTTGCTGATTTCGCTGGTGCTGGCGGCGTGTGTCGGCGTGGTCTGGTGGGAGCTCGATGCCGCTCGCGCGTTCTGGATTGTGCTGGCGATGCTGGTCGCCACCTGCCCGTGCGCCTTGTCGCTGGCGACCCCGACCGCCCTGACCGCCGCCACCGGCACGCTGCACAGGCTCGGATTGTTGCTGACCCGCGGCCATGTGCTGGAAGGGCTGAACCGAATCGACACGGTGATCTTCGACAAGACCGGCACGCTGACGGAAGGTCGCCTGACGCTAAGAGCCATTCGCAGCCTCGGCGCGCTGAGCAGTGACGACTGTTTGAGCCTGGCGGCGGCCCTGGAAAGTCGCTCCGAACATCCGATTGCCCGGGCGTTCGGGAAAACGCCGCTGACTGCCGAGGGGGTTGTCGCCACGCCGGGGCTAGGCCTTGAAGGCGTCGTTGATGGGCGCCCGTTACGTATCGGTCAGCCCGCGTTTGTCTGCGCCTTGAGTGGCGTCGCCGTGCCATGGATGCCCGACGAGCCCGGTCAGTGGTTGTTGCTGGGGGATGACACACAGGCCCTCGCCTGGCTGGTGCTGGATGATCGGATGCGGGACGACGCGGCTGCCCTGGTCGAAGCATGCAAACAACGCGGCTGGAAGACCTTGCTGTTGTCCGGCGACAGCTCGCCCATGGTGTCCAGCGTCGCTGCTCAGCTACAGATCGATGACGCGCGAGGCAGCCTGCGGCCGGATGACAAGCTCGCCATTCTTCAACGGCTGCGCGCCGAGGGCCGGACCATCCTGGTGATTGGCGACGGGGTTAACGATGTGCCGGTGCTGGCAGCAGCCGACATCAGCATCGCCATGGGTTCGGCGACCGATCTGGCCAAGACCAGCGCCGATGCGGTGTTGTTGTCGAACCGTCTGCAGGTGTTGGTGGAGGCGCTTGGCCTCGCTCGGCGCACACGGCGGATCATTCTGGAAAATCTGGCGTGGGCCGGGTTGTACAACGGCCTGGTGCTGCCCTTCGCGGCGATGGGTTGGGTCACACCGTTGTGGGCGGCGGCGGGGATGTCGGTGAGTTCGCTGGTGGTGGTGTTGAATGCCTTGCGGCTGACACGGACAAAGCGGCTTTCTGCAGAGTCCCTACCTGCCCATCAGACGGTGACCCCATGA